A DNA window from Candidatus Roseilinea sp. contains the following coding sequences:
- a CDS encoding site-specific DNA-methyltransferase (adenine-specific), which translates to MIVLQGLPRTVKQVIVPPIKCQGIKTKLVKFILGNISWNGKGRWIEPFLGSGVVLFNVQPERALVNDINPHIISLYQMIYDGSLSPDEVRKYLTAEGKKLLVNGEDYYYAVRERFNKSGDSLDFIFLNRSCFNGIMRFNSKGEFNVPFCRKPDRFRQAYVTKIVNQISQIRKIMQGKDWEFRVGDWRDVLENVTEDDFVYLDPPYIGRHTDYYQQWSEDDAADLAILARNLPCGFALSMWKENKYRLNPHIAYYWDGLVERTFTHFYHVGSTENLRNSMEEALLIKPGYEAEKIKTTKAAKPVQLTFALHEQAG; encoded by the coding sequence GTGATTGTTCTTCAAGGTCTACCGCGCACAGTGAAGCAAGTAATTGTCCCCCCGATAAAGTGTCAGGGGATTAAAACTAAACTCGTCAAATTCATCTTGGGCAATATCTCCTGGAATGGCAAAGGGCGATGGATAGAACCGTTTCTTGGGTCAGGTGTCGTTTTGTTCAATGTGCAGCCAGAACGTGCATTAGTCAATGATATCAATCCCCACATTATCAGTCTGTATCAGATGATTTATGATGGGAGTTTGTCGCCAGACGAAGTAAGAAAGTATTTAACAGCAGAAGGTAAGAAATTGCTAGTCAATGGCGAAGATTACTATTATGCAGTAAGAGAACGCTTCAATAAGAGTGGAGATTCATTAGACTTCATTTTTCTCAATAGATCGTGTTTTAATGGGATAATGCGCTTTAATAGTAAAGGGGAGTTTAATGTTCCATTTTGTCGCAAACCTGACCGCTTTCGTCAGGCCTATGTGACCAAGATAGTTAATCAGATTTCACAGATACGTAAAATCATGCAGGGCAAAGATTGGGAGTTTCGTGTTGGAGATTGGCGAGACGTTCTTGAGAATGTCACAGAAGACGATTTTGTATATCTTGACCCGCCTTACATTGGCAGACATACAGATTATTATCAGCAATGGTCGGAAGATGACGCGGCTGATTTGGCGATACTTGCTCGGAATTTGCCGTGCGGTTTTGCATTGTCTATGTGGAAAGAAAATAAATATCGCCTAAATCCACATATTGCTTACTATTGGGATGGATTAGTCGAAAGAACCTTCACTCATTTTTATCATGTAGGTTCGACCGAAAATCTCAGAAACTCAATGGAAGAAGCTTTGTTGATAAAGCCTGGTTATGAAGCAGAGAAAATTAAAACTACGAAAGCTGCCAAGCCTGTCCAATTGACGTTTGCTTTACATGAACAGGCAGGCTAA
- a CDS encoding integron integrase: MAASIPSPSNPARPKKLLDQVRDAIRLKHYSYRTEESYVLWIKRFILFHDKRHPNDMGRPEIEAFLTHLATRERVAASTQNQALAALLFLYRNVLHRDDPALFDSLNIARAQKPAHLPTVLTKEEVGKIIRLIPNEYQLMARLLYGSGLRLMECLHLRVKDIDFVQSQIIVRDGKGEKDRVTMLPTSLVAPLQEHLARVKHLHDQDLAKGHGYVDLPYALARKYPNANREWIWQYVFPSRSLSTDPQDPRSDRLYRHHAHESGLQKAVAAAARRAGIPKRVSPHTFRHSFATHLLEAGYDIRTVQELLGHRDVSTTMIYTHVLNKGPKAVRSPLDTGCSADL; the protein is encoded by the coding sequence ATGGCCGCTTCAATACCTTCACCTTCCAATCCGGCTCGTCCCAAAAAGCTGCTCGACCAGGTACGCGACGCCATTCGCCTCAAGCACTACTCCTATCGCACCGAGGAGAGTTACGTCCTCTGGATCAAACGCTTTATCCTCTTCCACGACAAACGCCATCCGAACGACATGGGCCGGCCTGAGATCGAAGCCTTTCTGACTCACCTGGCAACCCGCGAGCGTGTCGCTGCCTCGACGCAAAATCAGGCACTCGCGGCGCTGCTGTTTCTGTATCGCAACGTCCTCCACCGCGATGACCCAGCCCTCTTCGATTCGCTCAACATAGCGCGCGCCCAGAAACCCGCTCACCTGCCTACTGTGCTGACCAAAGAGGAGGTCGGCAAAATTATACGGCTCATCCCAAACGAATACCAACTCATGGCGCGCCTGCTCTACGGCAGCGGGCTGCGCCTGATGGAATGCCTGCATCTGCGTGTCAAGGATATTGACTTCGTGCAAAGCCAGATCATCGTGCGCGATGGCAAAGGCGAAAAAGACCGCGTGACGATGCTGCCGACCAGCCTGGTCGCGCCGCTTCAGGAACATTTGGCGCGCGTCAAACACCTGCACGACCAAGACCTGGCCAAAGGGCACGGCTACGTTGATCTGCCATATGCCCTGGCGCGCAAATACCCAAACGCCAACCGCGAGTGGATCTGGCAATACGTCTTCCCATCGCGAAGCCTCTCCACAGACCCGCAGGATCCGCGGTCAGACCGGCTCTACCGCCATCATGCCCACGAGAGCGGCCTGCAGAAGGCAGTAGCAGCGGCTGCGCGGCGCGCCGGCATCCCCAAACGTGTCAGCCCCCACACCTTTCGCCATTCGTTTGCCACCCATCTACTCGAAGCCGGCTACGACATCCGCACCGTCCAGGAGCTGCTCGGCCACCGCGATGTCAGCACGACCATGATCTACACCCACGTGTTGAACAAAGGCCCAAAGGCCGTCCGCAGTCCCCTCGACACCGGGTGTAGCGCAGATTTGTGA
- a CDS encoding GntR family transcriptional regulator, with protein MSSNLSSPERQNQILQLLARNQRISVAEVCETFDVSEATARRDLEALAEQGKLQRVHGGAIALREAPPEAPILQREREQAAEKIRIGLAASALVQDGETVFLGSGSTVLEAARALRTKENLTVITNSLPVINTLAGLPNITLICLGGQLRESELSFIGHITEQALTEVRADKVLLGIRAISLEHGLTNDYLPETMTDRAILRIGREVILLADHTKLGRVAPAFVAPLESIHILVTDSAAPPDFLDALRERGIRLVVA; from the coding sequence ATGAGCAGCAACCTCTCCAGCCCCGAACGTCAGAACCAGATTCTGCAACTCCTGGCCCGCAATCAGCGCATCAGCGTGGCCGAGGTCTGTGAGACCTTCGATGTCAGCGAGGCGACAGCGCGCCGCGACCTGGAAGCGCTGGCCGAACAGGGCAAACTGCAACGCGTCCATGGGGGAGCCATCGCCCTGCGCGAGGCACCGCCCGAAGCCCCCATCCTGCAGCGCGAGCGTGAGCAGGCCGCCGAGAAGATTCGCATCGGGCTGGCTGCCTCGGCACTGGTTCAGGACGGCGAAACGGTCTTCCTCGGCTCCGGCAGCACCGTCCTGGAAGCTGCTCGCGCCCTGCGCACCAAAGAAAACCTGACCGTCATCACCAACTCCCTGCCGGTCATCAATACACTGGCCGGCCTGCCAAACATCACGCTTATTTGTCTGGGCGGGCAACTACGCGAGAGCGAACTCTCCTTCATTGGGCACATCACCGAACAGGCGCTGACCGAGGTGCGCGCCGATAAGGTCTTGCTTGGCATCCGCGCCATCAGCCTGGAGCATGGCCTGACCAACGACTACCTCCCCGAAACGATGACCGACCGCGCCATTCTGCGCATCGGTCGCGAGGTCATTTTACTTGCCGATCACACCAAACTGGGCCGCGTTGCCCCAGCCTTTGTCGCCCCCCTCGAAAGCATCCACATCCTGGTCACCGATTCCGCCGCCCCGCCCGACTTCCTCGACGCCCTGCGCGAGCGAGGAATTCGCCTGGTTGTTGCTTGA